tttgcctttgcTTAGACATTTATTTGTTGCCTTTGTTTTGGCAGGTCAAGAAAGAAATCTTGGACAAACTTGGTTTGTCTGTTTCGCCAGGTATATAAATCAGTCTGGACTTGTTACACGCTGTATAGTCTCTTTATTGAAGCTTATACTGTTTTTTTATGCTCAAATTGGTAGAGAGGAGCAACGGAAGGGCCAAAAGTATAGCTGCTTTTTTCTCGAAGAGGTGCTTGCCGCCTTCTGGTGGGAGTGTGAATGCAGATGAGATTTTGTAGTCATCCTGAAGTTCTTCTACTGTCTGTGTGAAGCAGATTTTGCACATTAATCGAATCATCTCACTAGGATGTCCCATTTTTGAGCTGTGTTGTTGAAATGGTCAGAAGTCAAGACTGGCCAAATCGTCTCTCGCTAGGATGTCCACTTTTGAGCTGTTTTGTTGAAATGGTCAGAAGTCAAAGATTGGCCATGCCAGATCATCATGTGTGTTACAATTTTGAGCTATGTGAATACTGGTCAGTAGGCTGGCCAAGTCCCTAATGTATTCCTCGACTTATATGAAGCAGGTTGCACATAAATCAAATCAACTCTTGCTAAGATTTTCCATAAATCATGTTTTCTTGTTCCAATTTTGAGCTATGTGATGTGTATACTGGTTGGGAAAATGGTCAAAAGTCAAGAATGTCCAAGCCTAAAAGTGGTGTATGAATACCAAATTTACCAAGGGGTGCGCTTTTGAGCTGGTGTGGTTCATTACTTGTGCGATTGAGCTGCTTTTGGGTTCCTGCTCAACAGCATTTGTTTGTCTCGATGCTAAAAGAAAACTCATTCGGCGAGTTGATGACATCAACGAAAGTGGAACGGATTTCACATTGACATGGATGCTATGAACAAGATCGAATAGCAAAATCAATATGGTATTACACCGGTCACAATCACGACATTACTGATATAAGGGGAATGAATAGAAAGCCGATATACGGATCATATATGcgaaaacaaataaatgaattgaGGGCAGGGAGCAGATCGGATCCCCCAACTTCTTTTTAGACCTGGAAGGGCCAGGGCCAGTCGCTCATGCTCTCCTCCTGCACCTTGGCGCTCCTCCTGAGAGGGTTGCAGCTGCTGTTGTGGTCGCCTTCGACGTAGGCATAGTACTTGAGGAAGAAGGCGAGCGTGAGCACCACCCACTCGAGGCAGAACATCAGGATGCACAGCCCGCCGGCCAGCTTCAGGATGATGGCGCCGTCCTCCTCCCTCACGTAGGACTTGAGGTTGCCGAGGAAGTCGCCGGTCCTGGTGAAGATGAGCACGGACACGGATCCTTGGAAGATGGCGGTGAGGACGGTGGCCACCATGTGGGCGGCGTACCACCTGCCGCTGGCGGACCCGGCGGAGGCGGCAGCGCAGCCGGAGACGGCCCCGGCGATGGTGAAGAcatggaggaggatgaggaagaaGCCGCAGAGGGAGGGGAGCAGGCGGAGGGAGAGGGTGAGGAAGATGCAGCTGGAGGCGGCCCCGAGGAGGACGTAGTTGCACAGGAGGAACACCTTGTGGGTATGGTAGTAGTGGGCCGACGCCGACATCGACGGCGAGGTGGTCGAAAGCACAcccatatttctttttcttcccttgatTTCGCTTGGCCAAAATCTGAGTAATTCAAGGAAAGCTCTTTCGAAGCTGGCTAGATGATGATGCTGAAGAAGAGAGGAGTTTGAGGAGTGAATTGGGATGGAAAGACGGAGAGATGGTTCTTATATCCGGCCGAATGAGATGCTCAAACGGTCACATTCGGCACTGTGGAGCAAAAATCTGACcgttggaaaaacaaaaaaaatataataatgacAATTTATAATGATAAAAAAGGGGTCCAGCACACCCGTCGTGCTCGCGAGGGTCCCACCGTCCGCTTTTGCTTTAATTTTAATTGGATTCGCTGCGGGACTGGAACGGCTAGTTTGTCctcctttgtctttttctatttttcttttttgtttttcttttgcccaaTCATCATAATCTATAATAATTATCTCAACCCTAATGACCATCATTATTCAGCCTGTTCACCTCACCCTCTCGCTATCGTCTTATCATCGACTTTCTAACCTCCCATGTTATTATAACAACTAATTACCACTGAAAATTTCAAGTT
The nucleotide sequence above comes from Eucalyptus grandis isolate ANBG69807.140 chromosome 2, ASM1654582v1, whole genome shotgun sequence. Encoded proteins:
- the LOC104427107 gene encoding uncharacterized protein LOC104427107; translation: MGVLSTTSPSMSASAHYYHTHKVFLLCNYVLLGAASSCIFLTLSLRLLPSLCGFFLILLHVFTIAGAVSGCAAASAGSASGRWYAAHMVATVLTAIFQGSVSVLIFTRTGDFLGNLKSYVREEDGAIILKLAGGLCILMFCLEWVVLTLAFFLKYYAYVEGDHNSSCNPLRRSAKVQEESMSDWPWPFQV